From bacterium, one genomic window encodes:
- a CDS encoding squalene/phytoene synthase family protein — protein MEWQYCKEMLPKVSRTFALNIVKLKGKTCEAVTISYLLFRIADTFEDNLFLKGDEKIKALEQIRWIFEGDKGLNERLDLYESLKFQWKQSSYEKELVENGDKVLKCYFDLPPIYRSIIDPLISESVEGMAKFQKRKLDSSLKIYQLQDLKDLEEYCYYVAGIVGIMLTRIFSLKKSISKIKTQLEKYQVQFGLALQLTNILKDWQKDLNRGWCYLPSAITNKWQINLEDSISTNQQIGIIKDIIPWILTYFDSALRYIEIIPETERSIRLFCIIPFVLAYNTLIYLFKNEDKVPRKKVSEILEISNYFADSNQLLKKDYLRVKKYDLKFIVT, from the coding sequence ATGGAATGGCAATATTGTAAAGAAATGCTTCCGAAGGTATCAAGAACATTTGCTTTAAATATTGTAAAACTAAAAGGCAAGACCTGTGAGGCGGTAACAATTAGTTATTTGCTTTTCCGTATTGCAGACACCTTTGAAGATAATCTATTTCTAAAAGGAGATGAAAAGATAAAGGCATTGGAGCAAATTCGTTGGATTTTTGAAGGGGATAAAGGCTTAAATGAAAGACTTGACCTCTATGAATCACTTAAATTTCAATGGAAACAATCTTCTTATGAAAAAGAACTTGTTGAAAATGGGGATAAGGTCTTAAAATGCTACTTTGACCTGCCTCCAATTTATCGAAGCATCATTGACCCGCTTATTAGTGAGTCTGTCGAAGGAATGGCAAAATTTCAAAAAAGAAAATTAGACTCATCCTTAAAAATCTATCAACTTCAAGATTTGAAAGATTTAGAGGAATACTGTTATTATGTTGCCGGGATTGTGGGAATAATGCTTACCCGAATTTTTTCCCTCAAAAAATCAATCTCTAAAATAAAAACTCAACTTGAAAAATATCAAGTTCAATTCGGATTAGCATTACAACTTACAAATATCCTGAAAGATTGGCAAAAAGACTTAAACAGAGGTTGGTGTTATCTCCCCTCTGCAATTACAAATAAATGGCAAATTAATCTTGAAGATAGTATATCTACAAACCAACAAATAGGCATCATAAAAGATATTATACCCTGGATTTTGACTTATTTTGATTCGGCATTAAGGTATATTGAAATTATTCCGGAAACTGAGCGTTCTATAAGGCTCTTTTGTATCATCCCTTTTGTTCTGGCGTATAATACCCTAATTTACCTCTTCAAAAACGAAGATAAAGTTCCTCGTAAGAAGGTATCAGAGATTTTAGAAATATCTAACTATTTCGCAGATTCAAATCAACTTTTAAAAAAGGATTATTTGAGGGTAAAAAAATACGACCTCAAATTTATTGTAACGTAA
- a CDS encoding oligopeptide/dipeptide ABC transporter ATP-binding protein has protein sequence MLLQVKELKKYFHLRKGLLGKADIVRAVDNISFDLEKGKTLGLVGESGCGKSTTSKLILRLLASTSGKVYFEDEDIFNLNKDSMRHLRQQMQLVFQNPYGCLNPRMQIGDIIGEPLIIHRLAKGRQKKEKIAQLLQLVGLSPDWKNRYPHEFSGGQLQRIGIARALATSPKLIILDEPVSSLDVSIQAQIINLLCDLQEELRLTYIFISHDLRIVRQISDRVAVMYLGKIVELATTAEIYSRAVHPYTQKLLASILLPNPQMRKKMDVLADEVPSPINPPAGCRFHPRCEQAKDECKENIPELKRIKVDHFVACHLMS, from the coding sequence ATGCTTCTTCAAGTTAAAGAATTAAAGAAATATTTTCATCTAAGAAAAGGTCTTTTGGGAAAAGCAGACATTGTTCGTGCCGTAGATAATATTTCATTTGATTTAGAAAAGGGAAAAACATTAGGGTTGGTTGGTGAAAGTGGCTGTGGGAAATCTACGACTTCAAAATTGATTTTAAGACTCCTTGCCAGTACTTCAGGCAAGGTATATTTCGAAGATGAAGATATTTTTAATTTGAATAAAGATTCAATGCGTCATCTACGCCAACAAATGCAATTGGTTTTTCAAAATCCTTATGGTTGTTTAAATCCACGAATGCAGATTGGAGATATAATTGGTGAGCCATTGATTATTCATAGATTAGCTAAAGGAAGACAAAAAAAAGAAAAAATTGCTCAATTACTTCAATTAGTTGGATTATCCCCGGATTGGAAGAACCGCTATCCACATGAATTTAGTGGTGGGCAACTTCAGAGGATTGGAATTGCACGGGCATTAGCCACATCACCAAAACTTATTATCTTAGATGAGCCAGTTTCATCATTAGATGTTTCTATTCAGGCACAGATTATTAATTTACTTTGTGATTTACAAGAAGAACTGAGACTAACTTATATCTTTATTTCACATGACTTGAGGATAGTCAGGCAGATAAGCGATAGGGTGGCAGTGATGTATCTGGGCAAAATAGTAGAATTAGCGACTACAGCGGAAATTTATAGCCGAGCCGTTCATCCTTATACTCAAAAACTGCTGGCGAGTATCCTCCTTCCCAACCCTCAAATGCGAAAGAAGATGGATGTTTTGGCAGACGAGGTGCCCAGTCCAATTAATCCACCCGCAGGGTGTAGATTTCATCCGAGATGTGAACAGGCAAAGGATGAATGTAAAGAGAATATACCTGAACTAAAAAGGATTAAAGTTGACCATTTTGTTGCCTGCCATTTGATGAGTTAA